In Thermothelomyces thermophilus ATCC 42464 chromosome 5, complete sequence, the sequence TCGCGCTCATGCTTCGGATCAAGGATCCTGGGAGGCTTCCTGGTATGTACCTGTGTTACAAGGCCGTTTGTTCGGGTTAGTAGGCTTACTCGACGGCAGGCGGGATCCGGTTTGAGCTTCGAGATACCCAAGACTTCAGATCACCCATTACTATTAACTCGCCCACACAAAAGCTGCCTTCGACTTCAGTAATATACCTAAAAGTGAGCTACTCCTGACCTATCGTCCAACGTTCACCGAACTGACCGCAGGCAGTCCGTTCCCCTGAAATTCAAGGCCATGTTCCACCAATACTTTCAAATGGGACAGCGGATCCGCAAACACTATCTCTCGCCGCGGGTGTTGCTCTGTCTTCTCACCGGAAAGTTTGTCCCGCCGCTGAACCGCAAGAACCTGTACAGCCTCCAGTACAGCATGCTACCGGCGCGGAGAGCGGGTGTTATGGAGATGTGGAACGCGGTCAATTCGCTGCCGGAGTCCAAGAAGCGGGGGGCGCCGGTGCATGTGCCAATCCTGGCGAACGGGAAAACGTTCCCCAGCAATTATGGCGGGGGGAGGTCACGAGGTTATGGGTAGAGCCGGTAAACACGGTTATTTACATCGCACTAGAACGTAATAAATGGGCGAAGGCATTGCTCTGATCAGAGGAAACCTCCTGAGTGGTGAATGGTCGCTTCTGCTGTAGTTCTGCCAGTCCAACAATCttagagggaaaaaaaaaaaagggagggggaggTTAAACTCAGATAACAACTGATCCTGTTGCCCCTTGGGCACCTGTAGCTGGCAAGCGATCGGCTGAGGAGCTCCAAGTTATATTTCGGTTGTTCTCAACAAGACTGAAGAGCTTAGGTACGACTGCCGGGCAATGAGCTAACAAACTCACCATACCTGCCACTTTTCCTCACGTTATGGCTAACATACGCAGCATTTGTATGAGAGAGGCCGGTACCTTATGCAATTCACCGATGTAGAAATCTTGCgttacctaggtacctaggtacctatgCAGCGCAGCGGACCTTGGGGAAGCAGCATCTCAGCTCCACAAACGGAAGAAGCACGCGCAACCATCAAACCCCTTCCTTTTCGTCTCGTGTGCTCAATCTCCAAAAATCAGAACGCGTTCGCCCGCGTCTAGATCATGGCTGGACCTGGGACTAGCTTGACCCCGCGATCTCTCATCTAGTGGCCCCACTATATACTCTTCTGCTGCACCTTTAATGCAACTCTAAAGACTCCAGCTACATACACAGCAAACGACGAAACAATCGTGAGATTTCCATCTATAGATGCCCTGATTTCTGTAAGGTTGGATGTTGCCACATCCTAGCTCCTTACGCGCCCAAGAGTGAATTTCAGCGTTGGCGAAGTTTAGGGCGCTTCTCCTCACGGGCGCCAAGCTCGCACTTGTAAGTGGGAATATCCCTTTTTCTCCCAACAATAATGGGATCTTTCCTTCTCCTTGTGTGATATTCGGCATGTTGCTAAACAGCAATAATCATTCAGTCATTTTTTCGGCACCTGAACCCTTCCTCCCCGATTTACAGTCTCTTCAAAATGAGTTCACAGGACCCCAAGGAACGCTTCTACCGCCAGTTCCAGACTTCAGTCACGAGTAAGTTCTGGGCATCTAGCTCCTTGATTCAGCGTCTCTAAACAAGTACACACCAAGCCATCCATGAGCAGATCAACCAGCTCTCTTCCTTTGCCAGCGTCGGCCCTGAGCGCCAGGATGCTGTCGACCACATTCTGGGTGGCCTTTCCCACCTCTCCAAGGAGGTAGCCGATGCCACTGAATTCATCCCAGCCCATGATCTGCGGATCTACTCCGACACCGTGAAGTCGCTCAAGGACCAGCTCAATGAGGCGCAGGCTAAGTTGATGCCCAAGAACCGCTTCCAGTTCAGGAAGCGGCCCGAGAACAGCGACGCTGCCACGGCGAAGCCTGACACTCGTCGCCTGGACCTGACCGCCAACACCAGATCGTCCACGGATGTCGCATCCGCACAGACGGAAGCTAAGGACACCATCGGCGCGCTCCCGGCTTCCTCGTCGCTGCCGACCAGCAGCAAGAACTACAACGCCGAGATCTCTCGCGACGACGCCACAGCTAAGGGCGTAGGCGTTCGCAAGCCGTCCTTCTCGGCGGCCCGCGACGTCCACCTGTCCGACCACATCCGCGTGCACATCACCCTGCCAGCCTCGGCCTCTCGTGCCACCTCCTCCGGCACTCTGACGGACCTGCATCAGTGTGTCGTCGACATGACCCTGCCCACATCGAGCAGCACCACCGGCAGCGGGCCCGGTACCCCCTTCGCCAGCCTGACCCTCAAGGACATCCGGAGCAGCGCCATCGTTGCCGGCCACGTCAACGGGCCGGTCCACGTCACGGGCGTGCGCGACAGCGTGGTCATGGTCATTGCGCGCCAGGTGCGCATCCACGAGTGCCGCAATGTCGTCTTCTATCTGCATTGCGTGAGCAGGCCGATTGTGGAAGACTGCACGGGTGTGCAGTTCGCGAAAGCACCCGAGATCTTTGTAAGCTTTGCttctccctccccccttttGTTTTCGTTCCAATTTGAAAGCGATGGCTGTGCTAACATGGCGTGCGTCTGTGTAGCTGacggagaaggagaagaaggaggccaACCTATACGACCAGGTTGACGACTTCAAGTGGCTCAAGACGTTCAGCTCACCCAACTGGAGCCTGCTGCCTGACGACCAAGTCGTGCCGGAGGATGTTTGGAAAAAGGCCCTCGATGGCAAGCCCGGTACGCTCATTGACGATACGCTCCGCATGCTGGGCGTTGAGAAGGGTCTCGGCGCTGGGAAGGAGACCTAAGGAGCGGGGATTTGGTGGGAAGAGATGCCTCGTCGGGAAGTCGTTTATACCGGGGAAGGTGGTGTGTGCTTTGCTCCCTCTAAGGGAGAGAGACGTTTGGTCAAGAGCTCGGCGTAGCTTTCGTACACAATCAACCATGATTTCTCGCACCGGCTGTCTCTCAGGCCGTCTTAGTTACTGCTGCCTGTCTTATCCCAGCATTTTGTCAAGGCCATCATCTAACATCTCGAGTCATAGATACCCAACACCGACACGTGGGGTGTTTACCGCACGCCCCTCCCCTTTGCGGAATGAATCagaggtttttttttttttttttaattcgGTCTCGGATAAACCAGTCAACGGACCACCAACTCCTAGAACGATGCTGCAGAATCAAGCTGGTATCAACCCGCCAATTGTAGCCCCAACGCCATGAATATGATCGCCTATGTCTTACCCATCCCCATTCCACACCGCACCCAGGGCCCTCTCTTAAAACTTGTCCTCACTCAACCATCCTCTCCCCCGCTCCGGCCTGCCCATTCCCATCCCCCTCCTTACCAGCGCCGCGACCGCCATCGTCGACGTCCACATCCCCCATGACAACGACCCCCTCGCTCTCCTCCCTCTTGGCCTTGACGAAGAGCAGCCCGTCCTCCTGCGTGCGCGCCAGCCGCGCTGCCTGGTTCGCCCGCCGCTCTTCCAGCGCCcgcgcctcggcctcctgcTGCGCCAGCGCCCGCCGCACGCCCCCCAGCATGCGCACCGCAGCCCGCGCCCGCTGGAGCTTGTGCTTGAGGTTGTCTGTCGCGAAGGGGAGGTCTTTGACGGAGAGCAGTTCCTTGTCGCCGGACCCTGGGCCGGACCCGGTGGTAGTACTCTGTTGGTTCGGGTTCGGGTTCGGGTTTGCTGCTCCTGCTGTTGATGAcgatgcggcggcggcggcgttggcGGCGTTGGCGGTGTTGCTGTTGGTTATGATATTGTTGGATGATGAGGGGTTCGGGGTCGGGACCGAGGTTGGGAGAGGTGTCGTGCCGGTTACGCCGCCTTGTGGCTtattgccgccgccgccggcggaagCTGCTGTCGCGCCTGTCGCATTGGCACCGCTGGGCGAGCTTGATTGCTGTGCGGCGCGCAGGCGCGTGATGATTGAGGACAGCTCAGTTACCACGTCAACGGCATCGGGGGAGAGGCCCGCGGGAAGGTGTGTCGCCATTGTTACGGGGCATTCAGGAGAGCCGCGGAGAGATCCTATGCTGAGTAACTAACAAGATgcccgcccccccccccccgcaaAAGATAAGACGCGTTCCTGCTGTTGGTGGGTTGGATGTCGGGTTTTGGGTGGGGACCGGAGGCAGCACCACCACTGATCGCTCTGTTATTAGCGGCGCGCTAAGCTGGTTTAAGGCAAAAACCGTTCGATGCGGTACGTCAGGTGGGGGGACTTTCCAGGAACACAGGCCCGACCTACCCCGCCATCCCGTCTCAACAAGTCTGGTCAACTTTTTTCCCTACCTATCTCGGCTGACTTCCTCAGCCGCACCGTTTTAACTGCCACGGATTTTTTCACGTCATATCAAACAAACCCCGAGACAAGGCTCCCCACAAGACAACAATGGCTCCCGAACACAAGGCCTGCCTGAGTACGTCCCGCCGCCCAGACTACGTCCTGTTCGCATGTTACGTCCTGATATACCTCGAGGCGGGATGGCTGATCATGATGCTTCTGCGGTCCTCTAGTCGTGATTGACGGCTGGGGTATTCCATCCGAGGATTCGCCCAAGGATGGCGAcgccatcgccgccgccgagaccCCCGTCATGGACGAGTTCTCTAAGAGCGCCACCGGCTACACCGAACTCGAGGCCTCGTCGCTCGCTGTCGGCCTCCCAGAGGGCCTAATGGGCAACTCCGAAGTCGGACATCTCAACATTGGAGCCGGCCGCGTCGTCTGGCAAGATGTTGTTCGCATCGACCAATCCGTCAAGAAGGGCGAGTTTAGCAGCAACGATGTAGTCAAGAAGGTCCTAGAGGCGTCCAAGAACACCAACGGGCGCCTTCACCTCTGCGGTCTCGTTTCCCATGGTGGTGTGGTCAGTACCTGGATACCTGTGACGTCGCCAGAGTTCTTAAGAATGCTGACTGCCCGTAGCACTCGAAGCAAACCCATCTCTACGCCCTCCTCAGGGCTGCTAAGGAGGTCGGCGTTCCCAAGGTCTTCATCCACTTCTTCGGAGATGGCCGCGACACCGACCCCAAGTCCGGCGCTGGATACATGGAAGAGCTGTTGTCTACGATCAACGAGATTGGCACTGGACAGATCGCTACCGTCGTCGGCCGGTATTACGCCATGGACCGCGACAAGAGGTGGGAGAGAAACGAGGTTGCGCTCCAGGGCATGGTCCTAGGCGAGGGCGAGCAGAGCGATGATCCGGTCAAGACGGTCAGGGAGCGCTATGAGAAGGGCGAAACAGACGAGTTCCTCAAGCCCATTATTGTCGGCGGCGATGAGGCGCGCATCAAGGGTGAGCGCCCCGTCTTGGCTTAGCATGGCGAGTCGAGATGCTGACTATTTATCCAGACGGTGACaacgtcttcttcttcaacTACCGGTCCGACCGTGTTCGGCAGATCACCCAGCTCCTGGGCGATGTTGACCGCTCGCCTTTGCCCGATTTCCCCTACCCCAAAGTTAATCTGGTCACCATGACACAGTACAAGCTCGACTACCCGTTCGAGATTGCTTTCAAGCCCCAGCACATGGGCAACGTCTTGGCCGAGTGGCTTGGCAAGCAGGGCGTGGAACAAGTCCATGTCGCCGAGACCGAGAAGTACGCTCACGTCACCTTTTTCTTCAACGGCGGTGTCGAGAAGGTCTTCCCGCTCGAGACGCGTGACGAGTCGCAGGACTTGGTGCCCTCGAACAAGAGCGTCCCAACGTACGACAAGGCCCCCGAGATGAGTGCCGATGGAGTCGCCGAGCAGGTGTGCAAGCGGTTGTCGGAGGGGAGGTTCCCCTTCGTCATGAACAACTTTGCCCCTCCGGACATGGTTGGCCACACTGGTGTCTACGAGGCTGCCATCGTCGGTTGCGCTGCGACTGACAAGGCAATTGGCAAGATTTACGAGAGCTGCAAGAAGAATGGTTACATCCTCTTCATCACTGCCGATCACGGTAATGCCGAGGAGATGAAGTTCCCTGACGGCAAGCCCAAGACCTCGCACACCACCAACAAGGTCCCTTTCATCATGGCCAATGCTCCTGAAGGCTGGAGTCTGAAGAAGGAAGGCGGCGTCCTCGGAGACGTGGCCCCGACTGTCCTTACTGCCATGGGTCTGCCCGTGCCTGAGGAGATGACGGGCACAAACCTGCTCGTCAAGGCATAAATAAGCTTGGGAGAGCTGGACGGGAGATGGCTACGACGGCAAAGAAGAGATTCGAACATACATCCTACACCTAGATGATAGACGCTCGGCAATAGACCGCAGGAAAGGTACCCCGCACAACCCGATCTGATACACTCAGCAAATGATCGTCCCGAGTCCTCGGCGTGCTCGGTGTGGTACTAGCGCTGATCCCAGCAGCGTCAGCAGGCTGCGAGGTGTTCCAAGAAATTGCCGCCGCGCAAAGTGTACCACACATATGTTCTCCGTAGCGTGTACTTCCCCCGTCGACTTCGCCTTTGGACGTCCTCGTTCCATGGGCAACGATTTGGAGACCTCCATTACCAAAAGGTTCCATTGCTACCCTCGGGTCTCAAAAGTTCCTTGTTCGCCTCCTTAGCCAGGCTGCAACTCAGTGTAACACAGAGGCGCACGGTGGTAGTGACACCCTCCGCATGCCACCCTCCCCAGGTTTGAAATGCGGGGGATGACCGAAACCATGCAGGATGCTGGTTCCGAAAAGAACCTTCTCAAAGTATCCTGCCCGCATTCCTTCGCAGCACAGATACCTTGACATGGACAAATCACCTGACACCCCGAGTCGCACTTCCTTGCCTATTGCATGAGAGCCGTGAGGGGAAGATCGAAAAGGGAAACAGCGGCTCGGGAAAAGGGCGACCCCAATGCTGGAAATAACCCAAAGGGAAAAGGGCGCGCACGCAGTCGCAACAAATAAGAGGACGGCTCCCGGCAATTATCCAACTTCAACCAattctcctcctcttcccccaTTTCCTCTTGTTTTTGAGCGTGGTACACATGCAGACATCTTCGATGACAACGACAGCACCAACAATCCGCATGAACAACGGACACGCGATGTCAACAATTTGATGTGCCTCGAGTACTAGCGCCCATGGTTAACGGGGAGACGCTTGCAGCGGCCCAAGTGGGCTCGCGGTGGAGCAAACAATCGCGGACCACGTTTCCACCGGGAGACTCGCGTGCCAGAGTGGAGCAGCAGTCGGTGAAGTGGTCGAAACCTCCCAAAGTTAGGTTTGGGTTCTTCGCCTTTCTTTGCTCATCTCTTCATACAGACTGCGTCCCCTGCCACCACCcattcttttcttttctgtTGACATCTCAGCAAGGCGTATGCCACTGCCAGTGCAGGAGTCAGAGCAGGTGAATGAGCTCAACAGAACGTCCCGGCGGGCTTCGACATGGTGCACCTGGAAGGGAGTTTCTGAGACAAAAGTGAAATTTTTGTGATGGAGTTTCCCCCAGTAAACCCGGAGGGAAGAATCGCCGTGGGTAATGTACAAGGTTATGTCGGCAGTGCCGACAGCAAGACGGTCGGATCGCCCTGGAAGTTCTCCCCGATCTAGGTCTATATGGCCCCATCTATGTTGATGCGATTCCCCGCCATTATCCCATGCACACTTCCGTCCGTTTCATCAGTCCACGCGATGCGATCAAGTCGCAGAGACCTATGAACCTCTCGTACACACCAACCCTCCGATCTCGTCCCCACGTCCCCATTATGTACAGGCAATCGACCGCTCCGAGCGAGGTATCGACGCCGATCCCATTCGATAGAGGGATGCGTTTAGGTCTGGTCGACGGTTAAAATTGCGATTCAGGATCCGCTGGAAGCTTGTTGCTCTACGGATAATACTTACGAACTTGGCCATGAGGGCAACCATGAGGTCGAAAAGACCGATGGCTTCGACGAAGGCGAAACCCAGAATGGCGTACGAGAAGAGCTGGCCACGGAGGGCAGGGTTGCGGGCGACGCCGTTCAGGAGGGCGGCGAAGACGAGACCGATACCGATACCGGCACCAGTCAGACCGATGGCGGCAGAGCCCATACCAATGTTCTTGGAGACCTCAACCATGGCCTGGGCAATCTCGGAGGAGTAGGCACGGCGCTGGACAGCGAAGGCCTGGCGGGTGGTGGCGTTGATGATGGACGACATCTGCTGACGCTTGACGGCCTGGAGAGGAGAGGACTTGCTGGCGACTGCGAACGCGCGAGAAAAGTCCCGTTAGATTGCTGGTCCGGATCATGATCGCCACGGTGCTATAGCCGCGGCAGGCACGCCAAACTCACCAGTCAGGGTCCGCTTGCTGGTGTTGGCAAGCGAGACACGAGCGGCCGGGCGAGCGGCCTTGGTGGCCATCTGAGAGGCCAGTCTCGAGGCGAGCACACGGGTGGAGGCCATTGTGACTGATGGGAAGAGTAATGCAGAGAATGCAAAGACGGGTCGGGGAGGATTGGCGAGATGGTACTCTTGAAGGTTGAGGCAGAGGCGATGGCTCGACTGCTGAGTgggagagagaaaaagaggaggaagggaaGAGCGAAAGTGAAAAACAGGTGGTCAGCTGGGGAAGCGGAACCTCGGGCTGGTCCGGGCAACGGGCTCGAGCAGCACAACCAAGGGACGTGAGTGGCCAATTCGATGCTCGCTGGCGCAAAACTCTCCACTTGGAGCTCACGGTGGGTCACGGCTCCAAGCTGGGACAACAGTCGCGGGAGAGGGAAAAATTTGCTGCGGCACTTTAGGAAATGGTCGGGCAATCTCGGACGCGGCGCGCACAGGAAACCGTGGTCGATCGACCCCCCGTGGCTGAGCCGCTCTTTTCGGCCTGCTTCCTCCAGCAACAACTTCGATTCTCAGCCTCAATTGCTCCTGGTGGACACAAAATACGTGGGCCCCAACAATGGTGGAAGCCATCGCTGTTCCGTTTAGCGCTCCTTGGGAGCTCCTGGGGCTTTGGATCTGGCGGGCAAACTGAACATTGGCCTGTTGTTGGGCGTCGCCGAAAATTTTCAAACCGGGTGTGAAGTCTCACGCAATGAGGCTCCCGTTTTCCTTACCAGGGTGTCCTGAATGCCCCCACGCAGCCCCCACTTGGAAGAGAAATGGCCGATTGCCAGTCGCCAACATCGCGGCACAGGTTCCACAGATAATCCACCGCGACATCAGGGGCCGGGGAATGACGACAGGATGAGGAAAAATGCCTCTCTCCGCTCTTCCTAGCAGGACTCCGTACTCTGTCGAAGCTATCACTTGAGATTGACAGGGAGTCAATTTGCACAGAGAGCATGCAGCGGTTCTTGAGATCTCCTTGTCAAATGACGAATAAAGGAAAGTAGAGAGCTGGTTCGCGAGTCGATGTGACTTTTTTCAAGCTAATCTTTTTCACGGACCCGAAACCGTGTTTGCGAAGGTTACACAGCGTCTTCCAATGCGAGTGCGGGTCGGATCTCCCGGCGCAATTCGTTGTGGTGATTGGCTGCTAATGTTCCGGACCGCGGTACTCTGtatagtaatccgtacttccGGTTTGCCGGCATTCGTGAGCTGATCGTCCTATGGCTTCCAGCCACCGGGTACACTCACTACCACACAAATTGCTGTGGCTGATAACTAGTTTAAGTCAAAAAGGTGAGATTCGGGGAACAGATGATTTCTTGGCAACCTGCCTCCTGTCCATCAATCTGAATCTGGTACTCCGTAATCCGTcgtccgtactccgtactacaTAGTACATACAGTTGGCTCGCTACCGACGCGAGTATACAAATGAATTACGCGACCCAGCTTACCCGACTCAATTGCGAAGTGTTTTATTTCGCAGAACCTGGAATAAAGCCCTGGAAATTCGAGTTACAATTTTTGTTGCCTTGATTGTTCATTTCGACAAGGTTCAAAAACGTCCACTCGAAGTGAACTGCCCGCTCCTGAAGGTTGGGTTTGCCTGCGTCGTCAACATTCTTCATTTGCCTGGGACCATGGCATACGACGGAGAATTCCTATGTAGATTCTTGAATTAGTGACGTTTGACCAACTCCCGAACTGGATAAGTCATTACATAGCGCTGCAGGCCCATGTTCACATAGAGATAGGGGTATAGTAACCAAACCGGTTTCCTCACACGAGACTCGATAAGTGTACCGCCTGACACCCAATGGCCAACTTTAAGATCGAGAAAACCTCCATCACAAAGCACTCTGTTCTCAAAACACAACGTTCAAACAGGCTCCTCCAACTGCGCCGTCCTTCCCTTCAGGGCGTATCCCTCCACGAACCCGTCTGGATCACAGGTCCTCTCGAGGCTAATCTTGTTCGTAGCAACCCACTCCCTGACGGCAGCCTGCGAGATGCGGACCCTCTGCACCACTTGATccggcgacgaggacgccGTTTCCGTCGTGAAGGCGCCGGAGCCGTTTGGGTTGGCGCTCTCGTCGGCCCTCTTCGGCGCCTGCACCTTCGAGCCAAGAGGGGGCCCGGCTCCGGCATCTTCGGCCAGCCCCATCTCCCGCAGCACCGACAAGCAATCTTCAGGCGCAATCCATGTCGCCCGGCTACAGGCTTCGATGTCCACCACAATCTCTTTGTTTCCCTTCTCTTCTCCATTtgcgccaccaccaccaccaccaccaccaccgccgccacaaCTGTCAGCATCGCTACCCGTAGTGtcggcaccagcaccagAGAGCCCCAGAATCCACCGACATATTTCTCCGGCCCAGAATCGCTTgtatcctttctttccgAGATCCGAGATGGGCTTCTCGGGCCCGCCGAGCACGCCTTCGCGGCGGGAGATCTCGTACGAGACGCCCATGAGCAGCGAGCCCAGGCCCTTGCGCTGCCAGGGCGGGAAGACGAGGATGCAGGCgaggttgttgttgtcccAGGACATTTTCTCCTTGGAGAAAAAGCCGACAATCTGGCTCCTGTTCCGTACGGGGGCAGGCCTTACTGACCGCATCTCGGGATTGGCGGTGGTCGGGGATGTGGCTGCGGGGGAAGGGGCCGAGGGTGGCGGGGTGTAGACGAGGAGAAAGTAGTTGAAGCCGGTGACGTCGAAGAAGACCGACTTGTTGTCGAGGAAGAGCTTGGCGAAGAGGGAGAGGTTCTGGCAGAAGAGCACGTCTTGCTCGCCGTCGACCTCCCGGATGCTCCATTCGCCCTCGTCCTGCACGACCTGCTCGACCAACCTCTGCCCAACACTGCCGCGCTTGCTGCCCCGTCCCTGCTTTGGCGCCGGACCCGCCGCCACCAGCACCGTCCGCTTCCCCTTGGGGTGGGTGTAGATCAGGCGGCCCGGCAAGTACCCGCGCCTCTCGCACCAGCGGACGTGCTTCCACCATGTGACCAATTCCTTGGAATACTTGAAGCAGCGCGGACAGACGTACAGCCTGTCTAGCATGGGCGGATGGTGATCGCGGTCTCGACGTCCGTGTGTTTTCGCGCTTGTCGTGTCGTCCTTGCCGTCGTGGTGTTGGTGCGCCGCtaacccgccgccgccgccgccgccgccgtggctCTTCGTCTCCTTGCCGCCCTTGGTGCTGTTGCCCGAGCTGTCGCCGAGTACGTCCTTTCCGTAGTATGACGGGTACCATGCGCGGAAGCAGATGTCGCCCAGCACAACCTTGTCGATGTTGCGGTCGGGGCGCGGAGTGCTGTCGGCCCCGccagcggcgccgccgggccTCTCATTCGGTTTCGAAGCTGGGTTCTTCTGGCCGAGTTGACCGACTGAGGTGGTCATGATGATGGGCTTGTTGCGACCAAGCGAGACGGATTGCTGGTGGGGCACGAACGCATCAGCTGTCGACGAGCGGGGTCCATGCCTCTTGGGCATTGCGGCCGACAGCGATGGAGCGGGCcgcgaggccgccgccgccgccgcctgttGCATCTCAAGGTGTGTCATCGGGAGGGCCGGggtagaggcgggatgggcGGCTTGTTTGGCGTCGGAGGTATTGGGACGAGAAGGACGGGGAGCAGCTTGTGCTTCTCGGCTGGAGCTCCGGCGGGTCGAGCGCGTCAACAGCTTCGGCGGCAACTGATCGCGCTGTTGTTGCTCCGAGTGTATAAGCACGTTTTCCTTCCCACGCGGAGAACTAGTGGGCTGCAAATGGTCGGCGGGTTGGCCATTGGCATCGGTgcgtcgccgtcggcgtcgCGGCTCGGGGTCTTGGGGAGCCGGGAGCGGGGGTATTGAGCTTTGGCGCGTCGCTCGGCGCTGCGTTGTTGCGGGGGCGgtggcggcagcagcagtggCGGATGATTCCTGTCCCCCCGGAGGACGTTTTCTCTTGAGGTGAGCCGGCATATGTGTTGGCGACGCTGGGCCTTGTACCAAGTGCCGGTTGTTGTCCAGTCGCACAAGGTCAGATGTAAGACAGGTACGGGGTAAATCCGTGGTTATCtctagtgtagtgtaagATGGGCGAAGCTACAGGGGTTCTCGTGCGACTTTGGGGAACTGAGCACACCCAGAAACCGCATCGAGTTAGTGTAGGCGGCATTCCTCTCCGTGCCCACTTTCGCGCCCCTAAGGGTGGGTCCAGTTGTCAAACAGAGTGGGGCTCCACACTTTTAGCGTCGTGGATTTGGATGCGAAAGTTCGAATGCTTCATCGTGTCCCATGTTCCCGCGACGGAGAGGTTGAAGGACGCGACTGGTGGTGCTATCGCGGCCAAAGCTACTCAATGCTCTTGCTACGATGAGTGGCAACTAGGGGCAATGCTGAGCGCGCGAATCACTGCCTTGAGACGGGCCGAGAAATCCAGAGCGCTCGTTCATCTGGTGCGTCGTCGCAtgtgcttttttttttttttttttttttttttttttttactttTTTTTGTTCCCGTTCAAGCTGTTGACTTCAATTGCTTTCTAGCGGCTCAGCTATACAACCACAAGTTCTCGTTGGAAATCGACCGACTACGATGGCACCGAATTGGCGGCGCAGGCCCGACCTCGACAGCCGGAGCAGTCTTACGTCTACAAGCGCTACGCCACAACCATAGCCAACGCAGCGCCACCAGGCGACGGGTCAAGATGCTACCGAGACGCGTCCGGGAGATTTCCCGGGCCCTTTGAACCGACCAGGATGGTCAAAGCTGTCGGTGCCCCGCAAAGACAATCCTCAGAGGAAGACGCATTCGACGAGATCCTTGGAGAGACGAAGGAAGATGCAATCACGTCGCGGAATGTCCTTGACGATCCACTGCCTTGTGTGAACGGTACAGGAGAGGGTGGGCGGCCATTTGAACACCCGCGAACGACGCCGGACCGAGTGTTTGGGACCACAGCAGGCAGGATTACGAGCGACGCAGCGCCAGAGAAGTCAAGACCGCTTGAGAACACAGACCACGAGTTGCCATTCTTGCAACTTCCGACAGATCCGGTCAAGCTGAAAGCGCTTCCGACAGGCTTCAGCGACATgacggagcagga encodes:
- a CDS encoding mitochondrial ATP synthase protein 9, which gives rise to MASTRVLASRLASQMATKAARPAARVSLANTSKRTLTVASKSSPLQAVKRQQMSSIINATTRQAFAVQRRAYSSEIAQAMVEVSKNIGMGSAAIGLTGAGIGIGLVFAALLNGVARNPALRGQLFSYAILGFAFVEAIGLFDLMVALMAKFT
- a CDS encoding histone acetyltransferase SAS2-like protein — its product is RPDRNIDKVVLGDICFRAWYPSYYGKDVLGDSSGNSTKGGKETKSHGGGGGGGGAKTHGRRDRDHHPPMLDRLYVCPRCFKYSKELVTWWKHVRWCERRGYLPGRLIYTHPKGKRTVLVAAGPAPKQGRGSKRGSVGQRLVEQVVQDEGEWSIREVDGEQDVLFCQNLSLFAKLFLDNKSVFFDVTGFNYFLLVYTPPPSAPSPAATSPTTANPEMRSVRPAPVRNRSQIVGFFSKEKMSWDNNNLACILVFPPWQRKGLGSLLMGVSYEISRREGVLGGPEKPISDLGKKGYKRFWAGEICRWILGLSGAEEKGNKEIVVDIEACSRATWIAPEDCLSVLREMGLAEDAGAGPPLGSKVQAPKRADESANPNGSGAFTTETASSSPDQVVQRVRISQAAVREWVATNKISLERTCDPDGFVEGYALK